The following proteins are co-located in the Vallicoccus soli genome:
- a CDS encoding hemerythrin domain-containing protein, whose product MAERASGLLSVADQTDAQRGGPGSILSRQSRDHSALHELMLAYDRAGSPDARARVVSDLAERALRHAFAEETVLFPAYRKHLPAEGDRLTAHIEGEHQEINELLQDLQDADPAAPSYDARVRRLFALISDDARNEEDALLPRLQQVASEDELRAIGAAWEAARTASPTRPHPGIPRRPPGNALAGVALAASDRVEDLLEGSSRRQGTGLLGSALAGVVAGAAGVAVMTLGEKVEQALTGRASSEVPGRTLSALLGRRFPEDDERRFLVNHAMHWGQGALLGAVRGLMARSGHRGAGASAVFTVLRLSADQTLENGTGVGAPPWTWPRGEQVVDVLHKVVYAVVTGAVADRLVRPPAPVLRGRPVPPRVVRGRRRGPA is encoded by the coding sequence GTGGCGGAGCGGGCGAGCGGGCTGCTGTCGGTGGCGGACCAGACGGACGCGCAGCGGGGCGGGCCGGGCAGCATCCTGTCCCGGCAGAGCCGCGACCACAGCGCGCTGCACGAGCTGATGCTGGCGTACGACCGGGCGGGGTCGCCCGACGCGCGGGCCCGGGTGGTGAGCGACCTCGCGGAGCGGGCGCTGCGGCACGCCTTCGCGGAGGAGACGGTGCTGTTCCCGGCGTACCGCAAGCACCTGCCCGCGGAGGGCGACCGGCTGACCGCGCACATCGAGGGCGAGCACCAGGAGATCAACGAGCTGCTGCAGGACCTGCAGGACGCCGACCCGGCCGCCCCGTCGTACGACGCGCGGGTCCGCCGGCTCTTCGCGCTCATCAGCGACGACGCGCGCAACGAGGAGGACGCGCTGCTGCCCCGGCTGCAGCAGGTGGCGTCCGAGGACGAGCTGCGCGCGATCGGGGCGGCCTGGGAGGCGGCGCGCACGGCGTCGCCGACCCGCCCGCACCCGGGGATCCCCCGCCGCCCGCCCGGCAACGCGCTGGCCGGCGTCGCGCTGGCGGCCAGCGACCGGGTCGAGGACCTGCTCGAGGGGTCGTCCCGCCGGCAGGGCACGGGGCTGCTGGGGTCCGCGCTCGCGGGCGTCGTCGCGGGAGCGGCGGGGGTCGCGGTCATGACGCTCGGCGAGAAGGTGGAGCAGGCCCTGACCGGGCGGGCGAGCTCGGAGGTGCCGGGCAGGACGCTGTCGGCGCTGCTGGGCCGGCGGTTCCCCGAGGACGACGAGCGCCGCTTCCTCGTCAACCACGCGATGCACTGGGGGCAGGGGGCCCTGCTGGGGGCGGTGCGGGGGCTCATGGCGCGCTCCGGGCACCGCGGCGCCGGCGCGTCGGCCGTCTTCACCGTGCTGCGCCTCAGCGCGGACCAGACCCTGGAGAACGGCACCGGCGTGGGCGCGCCACCGTGGACCTGGCCCCGGGGGGAGCAGGTGGTCGACGTGCTGCACAAGGTCGTGTACGCGGTCGTCACCGGTGCCGTCGCCGACCGGCTCGTCCGCCCGCCGGCCCCCGTGCTGCGCGGGCGCCCGGTCCCGCCGCGGGTGGTGCGCGGGCGCCGTCGCGGCCCCGCGTAG
- a CDS encoding YbaK/EbsC family protein: MADPLLEHPAVVRVRAALRARGATGSVSVLGEAARTARAAADQLGCDVGAIANSLVFLQGPAPGGAPVLVLTSGAHRVDEARVAALLGVPALHRAGPDAVRAATGSAIGGVGPVGHPAPLPTLVDEDLAGHPVVWAAAGHPRTLFPTTYDELLRITGGRAARVA, from the coding sequence GTGGCCGACCCCCTCCTCGAGCACCCCGCCGTGGTCCGCGTCCGGGCCGCCCTGCGGGCGCGCGGCGCCACCGGGAGCGTCAGCGTGCTCGGCGAGGCGGCGCGCACCGCCCGCGCCGCCGCCGACCAGCTCGGCTGCGACGTGGGCGCGATCGCCAACTCCCTGGTGTTCCTGCAGGGGCCCGCGCCCGGCGGCGCGCCGGTGCTCGTCCTGACCTCCGGCGCCCACCGGGTCGACGAGGCGCGGGTCGCGGCCCTGCTGGGCGTCCCCGCCCTGCACCGCGCCGGTCCCGACGCCGTGCGCGCGGCCACCGGGTCGGCGATCGGCGGGGTCGGTCCCGTCGGGCACCCCGCGCCGCTGCCGACCCTCGTGGACGAGGACCTCGCGGGCCACCCCGTGGTGTGGGCCGCCGCCGGGCACCCGCGCACGCTCTTCCCCACGACCTACGACGAGCTCCTGCGGATCACCGGCGGCCGCGCGGCGCGGGTCGCCTGA
- a CDS encoding ROK family protein, protein MPAPGPAVRAANLAAALRHVAACAEPPSRAGIAAATGFTRATASSLVDELVAAGLLAETAPLRRAGGGRPGTGLVLADRGAAGLGVEVNVDHVAACVVDLAGRVRHREVEGVDLRGVPPRRALARAARTARRAVAAAAGDGLEPSGAALALPGLVRGPSGPLQLAPNLGWRDVDVLELAGALEPFAGLALSAGNEADLAAVAELTERGPGASFLLVSGEVGIGAGVVVEGRLFRGAHGWAGELGHVSVDPAGPVCRCGARGCLERYAGQDALLASAGLVAPAGTSLGGVRTLDELVALAEAGDAGLLAGLDAAGHALGVAVSAALNLLDVPQVVLGGIYAPLSRWLAPGLCDELAVRLLAAPWAAPRVVASALGPEAAVVGAARTVVRSVVDDPAAWIARSTASSA, encoded by the coding sequence GTGCCCGCCCCCGGTCCCGCCGTGCGCGCCGCCAACCTCGCGGCGGCGCTGCGCCACGTCGCGGCCTGCGCGGAACCGCCCTCGCGCGCGGGCATCGCCGCCGCCACCGGGTTCACGCGCGCGACGGCCTCCAGCCTGGTCGACGAGCTCGTGGCCGCGGGCCTGCTCGCCGAGACGGCGCCCCTGCGCCGCGCCGGCGGCGGGCGCCCCGGCACCGGCCTGGTGCTCGCGGACCGCGGGGCGGCCGGCCTCGGCGTCGAGGTCAACGTCGACCACGTGGCCGCCTGCGTCGTCGACCTCGCCGGGCGGGTCCGGCACCGCGAGGTCGAGGGCGTCGACCTGCGCGGCGTCCCCCCGCGCCGGGCGCTGGCCCGCGCCGCGCGCACCGCCCGGCGGGCCGTCGCGGCCGCGGCGGGCGACGGGCTCGAGCCCAGCGGGGCGGCGCTGGCGCTGCCCGGCCTCGTGCGCGGGCCGTCCGGACCCCTGCAGCTCGCCCCGAACCTGGGCTGGCGCGACGTCGACGTGCTCGAGCTGGCCGGCGCGCTCGAGCCCTTCGCCGGGCTGGCGCTGAGCGCCGGCAACGAGGCGGACCTCGCCGCGGTCGCCGAGCTCACCGAGCGCGGCCCCGGCGCGAGCTTCCTGCTGGTCTCCGGCGAGGTGGGCATCGGCGCCGGCGTCGTCGTCGAGGGCCGGCTCTTCCGGGGGGCGCACGGCTGGGCGGGCGAGCTCGGCCACGTCAGCGTCGACCCGGCCGGACCGGTCTGCCGGTGCGGCGCGCGCGGCTGCCTCGAGCGGTACGCGGGCCAGGACGCCCTGCTCGCCTCGGCCGGCCTCGTCGCACCGGCCGGCACGTCGCTCGGCGGCGTGCGGACCCTCGACGAGCTCGTGGCGCTCGCCGAGGCCGGCGACGCCGGGCTGCTGGCGGGCCTCGACGCGGCCGGCCACGCGCTGGGGGTGGCGGTCTCGGCCGCGCTCAACCTCCTCGACGTGCCGCAGGTGGTCCTCGGCGGCATCTACGCGCCGCTGTCGCGCTGGCTCGCGCCCGGGCTGTGCGACGAGCTCGCGGTGCGCCTGCTGGCCGCGCCGTGGGCCGCCCCGCGGGTCGTCGCCTCCGCGCTCGGCCCCGAGGCGGCCGTCGTGGGCGCGGCGCGCACGGTCGTGCGCTCCGTCGTCGACGACCCCGCGGCCTGGATAGCGCGTTCCACCGCCTCGAGCGCCTGA